A single region of the Pseudomonadota bacterium genome encodes:
- a CDS encoding cold shock and DUF1294 domain-containing protein: protein MRYQGKITVWKDDKGFGFVTMNATGEKAFVHIKAFSRRSRRPVEGDRITYEQIMDEKHRLRAENIRFVGDQASTNSSKSISIGSVFAALFCLFLLLASLIGWLSFVVIGYYIVASTIAFFAYAVDKSAAQNNRWRTKESTLHFLSMLGGWPGAFLAQTKLRHKSKKEKFRTEFWITVVLNCCLLGWFLTKSGSDFIKSIIGS from the coding sequence ATGCGTTATCAGGGTAAAATTACAGTTTGGAAAGATGATAAAGGATTTGGCTTTGTCACCATGAACGCCACAGGAGAAAAAGCATTTGTACATATCAAAGCTTTTTCCAGGCGTTCGAGAAGACCAGTAGAAGGGGATCGAATCACATACGAACAAATAATGGACGAAAAGCATCGTTTGCGTGCTGAAAATATTAGATTCGTAGGTGATCAAGCATCTACAAATTCTTCTAAATCGATATCGATTGGAAGTGTCTTTGCCGCTTTATTTTGTTTATTTTTATTGTTGGCTTCATTAATAGGCTGGCTTTCATTTGTTGTAATTGGCTACTACATTGTGGCAAGTACAATCGCTTTCTTTGCATATGCGGTAGATAAATCAGCAGCACAGAATAATCGCTGGAGAACAAAAGAAAGTACATTGCATTTTTTGAGTATGCTTGGCGGCTGGCCTGGTGCTTTTTTAGCGCAGACAAAGCTACGCCATAAATCGAAAAAGGAAAAATTTCGAACCGAATTTTGGATAACCGTTGTTCTGAATTGCTGTTTACTTGGCTGGTTTTTAACAAAGAGCGGTTCTGATTTTATTAAGTCAATAATTGGTTCTTAA
- a CDS encoding plasmid pRiA4b ORF-3 family protein, which translates to MKIYQLRVSIVGIGRVYRIIEISDECTFESLQTTIYNSFDMDEDHLYSFYITKKETKSYRTIWDSPEVTHPLNAQDGMGFAPRK; encoded by the coding sequence ATGAAAATTTATCAGCTTAGGGTTTCGATCGTTGGAATCGGACGAGTATACAGAATAATTGAAATATCAGACGAGTGCACTTTTGAATCACTGCAAACGACAATATACAACTCATTTGATATGGATGAAGACCACCTTTATTCTTTTTACATAACCAAAAAAGAAACAAAGAGTTATCGAACGATATGGGATTCACCCGAAGTAACACACCCACTGAATGCACAAGATGGGATGGGGTTTGCTCCAAGAAAATAA